The following coding sequences lie in one Nitrospirota bacterium genomic window:
- the raiA gene encoding ribosome-associated translation inhibitor RaiA, with the protein MKLSLQITARDFELTDAIKAEITEKVEKLENFCDQIIKCRVVVEAPHRHSHDGRLYNVNIDLKVPGSEIVIKREPNEDLYVAVRDSFNAAKRKIEEFVAQQRREVKHHDEAPHGKIASLFLDKGYGFLAKVDGSEVYFHENSVLNKGFEKLKIGMKVRFAEELGAKGPQASSVTVLG; encoded by the coding sequence ATGAAGCTTTCATTGCAGATCACGGCGCGGGATTTTGAACTCACAGATGCAATCAAGGCGGAGATTACAGAGAAGGTTGAAAAGCTCGAAAACTTTTGCGATCAGATCATCAAATGCAGAGTTGTTGTTGAAGCTCCTCATCGTCATTCACATGACGGCAGACTATACAATGTCAATATCGACCTTAAAGTGCCGGGCAGCGAGATTGTAATAAAGCGTGAACCGAATGAAGACCTGTATGTGGCCGTCAGGGATTCCTTCAATGCCGCAAAACGTAAGATCGAGGAATTCGTTGCCCAGCAGCGCAGGGAAGTGAAGCACCACGATGAGGCTCCTCATGGCAAGATCGCTTCCCTCTTTCTTGATAAGGGGTATGGTTTTCTTGCCAAGGTTGATGGCAGCGAGGTTTATTTCCACGAAAACAGTGTGCTGAATAAGGGTTTTGAGAAGCTCAAAATCGGCATGAAAGTGCGTTTTGCCGAGGAACTGGGAGCCAAAGGTCCTCAGGCGAGCAGCGTGACGGTTTTGGGCTGA
- a CDS encoding phage holin family protein, with protein MKQAFIKWIMNTIAIMLAVKFVPGIIYSGQWWGILIVGVLFGLVNTFLRPFIKLFTFPLLILSLGLFTFVINAMMLSITSWLSGQFQLGFHVDGFKPAFWGALVISIASMVLGCLMPSEEDKK; from the coding sequence ATGAAACAGGCATTTATAAAGTGGATTATGAATACCATCGCGATCATGCTCGCGGTCAAATTTGTGCCGGGCATTATCTATTCCGGCCAGTGGTGGGGCATCCTGATCGTGGGGGTCCTCTTCGGTCTGGTAAACACATTCCTGCGGCCTTTTATCAAGCTTTTTACCTTTCCCCTGCTCATCCTTTCGCTGGGACTCTTCACCTTTGTGATCAATGCAATGATGCTCAGCATCACGTCATGGCTTTCCGGCCAGTTCCAGCTCGGGTTTCATGTTGACGGATTTAAGCCTGCATTTTGGGGAGCACTCGTCATAAGCATTGCGAGCATGGTCCTCGGCTGCCTCATGCCCTCAGAGGAAGATAAGAAATAG
- a CDS encoding enoyl-CoA hydratase/isomerase family protein has translation MVKHKQRLTVLLRRKSGIAYLVLNRPDVLNTINREMLERLGHLLDSVRTDDSVRAVIITGAGQKAFSAGADIGFFSSADPLEIRALAQLAVKTYARIENLGKPVIAAINGYALGGGLELAEACTLRVAVNTARLGHPEVRIGAVAGWGGTTRLSRLIGKGRAAEMLLTGKMISSQEALEFGLVNRVAEPEELIAETEALLQEILAQAPLAVRMTWEAMHRGLDMSLDESARLGADYFGLIASADDFKEGTSAFIKKKKPLFKGR, from the coding sequence ATGGTAAAGCATAAACAACGGTTGACAGTTCTGTTAAGAAGGAAGTCAGGCATTGCCTATCTTGTTCTTAACCGGCCTGACGTGCTTAATACGATCAACAGGGAGATGCTCGAACGGCTCGGGCATCTCCTTGATTCTGTAAGGACGGACGACTCTGTCCGGGCAGTAATTATCACAGGTGCAGGACAAAAGGCTTTTTCTGCCGGTGCTGATATTGGATTTTTCAGTTCTGCTGATCCCCTCGAAATACGGGCCCTCGCTCAACTCGCCGTAAAAACATACGCCCGGATAGAGAATCTGGGCAAGCCGGTTATAGCCGCTATCAACGGTTATGCCCTTGGCGGCGGCCTTGAACTCGCCGAGGCCTGCACCCTCAGGGTAGCGGTCAATACTGCCAGGCTTGGACATCCTGAAGTGCGCATAGGTGCCGTAGCTGGATGGGGAGGCACGACACGTCTTTCCCGCCTGATCGGCAAAGGTCGTGCTGCAGAGATGCTTCTGACAGGCAAGATGATCAGCTCGCAGGAGGCTTTGGAATTCGGGCTTGTAAACAGGGTTGCGGAACCTGAAGAGCTGATTGCAGAGACAGAAGCTCTTCTGCAGGAGATTCTTGCGCAGGCTCCTCTTGCGGTCAGGATGACCTGGGAAGCGATGCACAGGGGTCTGGATATGTCCCTGGATGAATCAGCCCGGCTCGGTGCCGACTACTTTGGGCTGATCGCATCTGCCGATGATTTCAAGGAAGGGACCAGCGCCTTCATCAAAAAGAAGAAACCTCTTTTCAAAGGACGTTAG